A window of the Halopseudomonas phragmitis genome harbors these coding sequences:
- a CDS encoding DUF883 C-terminal domain-containing protein — MADAKKEANGKEQELEASKEALMAAYRDLMEAKEHFTRAAEAAGLDLKHEATEQLLKGKHKAEELGQEASRYLQEKPLASVGIAFIAGFIFSQLFSRR; from the coding sequence ATGGCTGATGCAAAGAAAGAAGCGAACGGCAAGGAGCAGGAACTGGAGGCCAGCAAGGAGGCTTTGATGGCGGCCTATCGGGATTTGATGGAAGCCAAGGAGCATTTTACCCGCGCTGCCGAAGCAGCCGGACTGGACCTGAAGCATGAAGCCACCGAGCAATTGCTCAAGGGCAAGCACAAAGCTGAAGAGCTTGGCCAGGAAGCCAGTCGTTATTTGCAGGAAAAACCCCTGGCGAGTGTGGGTATCGCCTTTATTGCCGGGTTTATCTTTTCCCAGCTGTTTTCCCGTCGATGA
- a CDS encoding DMT family transporter, which produces MTHGRALLSMHVAALMFGLTGIFGKLTQAGPQAIVLGRALFAVLALLLFARLLRLPIVRGINPRRFLQLALCGVLLGIHWLTFFHAVKIAGVGIATLGFASFPAFVVILEAIFWREHPSRLELFKVALVCCGLILVTPSFTLGDQATTGLLWAVLSGFCFAAVSVGNRLTAGKLHAVQVAGWQNLVILLCLLPLASVELISMPALDWLWVALLGLLCTGLAHGLFVASLSVLKARVASLFFALEPVYGILFAWMLFAEQPTLRMLLGGVLIISALILGRRAPEQPA; this is translated from the coding sequence ATGACCCACGGCCGTGCGCTGCTCAGCATGCACGTTGCAGCCCTGATGTTCGGCCTGACCGGGATTTTCGGCAAACTGACCCAGGCCGGACCGCAGGCCATCGTGCTTGGCCGCGCCCTGTTCGCAGTGCTGGCCCTGCTGCTGTTTGCCCGGCTGCTACGGTTGCCGATCGTGCGCGGCATCAATCCCCGACGTTTTCTGCAACTGGCGCTGTGCGGGGTATTGCTCGGGATTCACTGGCTAACCTTTTTTCATGCGGTCAAGATCGCTGGCGTCGGCATCGCCACCCTGGGCTTTGCCAGCTTCCCGGCCTTTGTGGTGATCCTTGAGGCAATATTCTGGCGTGAACACCCCAGCCGCCTGGAGCTATTCAAGGTGGCACTGGTGTGCTGCGGCCTGATTCTGGTCACGCCCAGCTTCACCCTTGGTGATCAGGCCACCACCGGGCTGCTCTGGGCCGTGCTGTCGGGGTTCTGCTTCGCCGCCGTGTCGGTCGGTAACCGACTGACCGCCGGCAAGCTGCATGCCGTGCAGGTCGCGGGCTGGCAAAATCTGGTCATTCTGCTGTGTCTGCTTCCGCTGGCCAGTGTCGAACTGATCAGCATGCCGGCGCTGGACTGGTTGTGGGTCGCGCTGCTGGGGCTGCTGTGCACCGGCCTGGCACACGGCCTGTTCGTCGCCAGCCTCAGTGTCCTCAAGGCCCGCGTCGCCTCACTGTTCTTTGCGCTGGAGCCGGTCTACGGCATTCTGTTCGCCTGGATGCTGTTCGCCGAACAGCCAACCCTGCGCATGTTGCTGGGTGGCGTGCTGATCATCAGCGCCCTGATCCTGGGGCGTCGGGCACCCGAACAGCCAGCCTGA
- a CDS encoding saccharopine dehydrogenase family protein, with the protein MQSTREFDVIVYGASGYTGRLVAEYLSQEYAGDSQLRWAMAGRNLDKLAAVRDEIAAPADIPLIQADTSDPASLKAMVSRTRVVLTTVGPYQLYGSELVAACAAQGTDYVDLCGEPAWMRQMIDAHEATARQSGARIVFSCGFDSIPFDLGVWFLQQHARQQLGAPLPRIKGRVRKMKGTFSGGTAASLKATLVAAKENPEVRALLTNPFALAPGFSGPAQPPASQPEYDETLGSWAAPFVMAAINTRNVHRSNFLLKHAYGQDFVYDEMILTGPGEQGQKIAEAVAGDRSLASDKAPKPGEGPSKEERENGFYDVLFIGESADGRTLKASVSGQRDPGYGSTSRMIAESALCLVRDALDTPGGIWTTAPALGDKLIKRLQEHAGLKFQLES; encoded by the coding sequence ATGCAAAGCACTCGTGAATTCGATGTCATCGTCTATGGCGCCAGCGGTTATACCGGCCGTCTGGTAGCCGAATACCTGAGTCAGGAATATGCCGGCGACAGCCAGCTACGCTGGGCCATGGCCGGACGCAACCTGGACAAGCTCGCCGCCGTGCGTGACGAAATCGCCGCACCCGCAGACATCCCTCTGATCCAGGCCGACACCAGCGACCCGGCCAGCCTCAAAGCCATGGTCAGCCGTACCCGGGTAGTGCTGACCACGGTTGGCCCCTATCAGCTCTACGGCTCGGAGCTGGTCGCCGCCTGCGCCGCCCAGGGTACTGACTACGTCGACCTGTGCGGCGAGCCGGCCTGGATGCGCCAGATGATCGACGCCCATGAAGCCACCGCCCGGCAATCCGGGGCACGCATCGTTTTTTCCTGCGGTTTCGACTCAATTCCCTTCGACCTGGGGGTCTGGTTCCTGCAGCAGCATGCGCGCCAGCAGCTCGGCGCACCGCTGCCGCGGATCAAGGGCCGGGTACGCAAGATGAAAGGCACCTTTTCCGGCGGCACCGCCGCCAGCCTCAAGGCAACCCTGGTTGCCGCCAAGGAAAACCCCGAGGTCCGCGCCCTGCTGACCAACCCCTTCGCCCTGGCTCCCGGCTTCAGTGGCCCGGCCCAGCCACCAGCAAGCCAGCCGGAATATGATGAAACGCTGGGCAGTTGGGCTGCGCCCTTTGTCATGGCGGCGATCAATACTCGCAATGTGCACCGCTCCAACTTTCTGCTCAAGCATGCCTACGGCCAGGACTTCGTCTACGACGAAATGATCCTCACTGGCCCAGGCGAGCAGGGACAGAAAATTGCCGAGGCTGTTGCTGGCGACCGCTCGCTGGCCAGCGACAAGGCTCCCAAGCCCGGCGAAGGGCCGAGCAAGGAAGAGCGGGAAAATGGCTTCTACGATGTACTGTTCATCGGCGAAAGCGCCGACGGGCGCACGCTCAAGGCCAGCGTCAGCGGCCAGCGTGACCCAGGCTATGGTTCAACCTCACGGATGATTGCCGAAAGCGCGTTGTGCCTGGTGCGCGATGCCCTAGACACGCCCGGCGGGATCTGGACCACCGCCCCGGCGTTGGGCGACAAATTGATCAAGCGTCTGCAGGAACATGCCGGGCTGAAGTTCCAGTTGGAGAGCTGA